One stretch of Legionella birminghamensis DNA includes these proteins:
- a CDS encoding NAD-dependent succinate-semialdehyde dehydrogenase codes for MIFQTVNPANEKVINEYTALDFKAAEQKIDSAFAAYTHWRKKSFSDKSVLVNALAKLLRQKTEALSQMITMEMGKPMTQAQAEIEKCAWLCDHYALHAEHYLADHSIQTEMKKTLVCYKPMGVILAIMPWNFPFWQVFRCAIPAIMAGNAVILKHAPISIGAGNLMEQLFLEAGFPLGLFQNLIIDNEVAAKVIAHPQIAGLSFTGSEKAGRIVGGAAVSHLKKAVLELGGSDPYLILEDADLDIAAQAVVSSRLNNCGQVCIAAKRVIVVQSIKEKLQEKIQQLIVEYKMDDPAKKTTRLGPMARNDLRKTLQQQVEQSISKAAGLICGGQIPQGAGFYYPPTLLVDVKPGMPAFDEELFGPVIALIDARDEKQGIELANHTRYGLGAAVFTRDLERGERIARDEIEAGSCFVNAFVASDPRVPFGGIKNSGIGRELSREGILEFVNVKTVAIK; via the coding sequence ATGATATTTCAAACCGTTAATCCGGCAAATGAAAAAGTAATTAATGAATATACTGCACTGGATTTTAAGGCAGCTGAACAAAAAATAGATTCAGCCTTCGCCGCCTACACACATTGGAGAAAAAAGTCATTCAGCGACAAATCTGTTCTGGTCAATGCCTTGGCTAAACTCCTAAGGCAAAAAACAGAAGCATTGTCTCAAATGATTACAATGGAGATGGGTAAGCCAATGACGCAGGCACAGGCCGAAATTGAAAAATGCGCCTGGCTTTGTGATCATTATGCCCTGCATGCAGAACACTATTTGGCTGACCACAGTATCCAGACGGAAATGAAAAAAACGCTTGTCTGTTACAAGCCAATGGGGGTAATTCTAGCGATTATGCCCTGGAATTTTCCATTTTGGCAGGTATTTCGTTGTGCAATTCCAGCCATCATGGCTGGGAATGCCGTGATATTAAAACATGCGCCAATTTCAATCGGCGCAGGCAATTTAATGGAACAATTATTTCTTGAGGCAGGTTTTCCCCTGGGTTTATTTCAGAATTTAATCATTGACAATGAGGTGGCCGCGAAAGTGATTGCACACCCGCAGATTGCTGGATTAAGTTTCACCGGAAGTGAGAAAGCAGGCCGTATAGTCGGCGGAGCCGCTGTTTCACATCTGAAAAAGGCTGTTCTCGAGTTAGGGGGCAGCGATCCCTATTTAATACTCGAGGATGCGGATCTGGATATTGCCGCCCAGGCTGTTGTTTCTTCGCGTTTAAATAATTGCGGCCAGGTTTGTATTGCTGCAAAGCGCGTTATTGTTGTTCAATCAATTAAAGAGAAGCTGCAAGAGAAGATCCAGCAATTAATAGTTGAGTATAAAATGGATGATCCGGCAAAAAAAACGACGCGTCTTGGTCCAATGGCCAGAAATGATTTACGAAAAACGCTTCAACAGCAAGTAGAGCAAAGTATCAGCAAAGCTGCGGGACTTATTTGCGGAGGACAAATTCCGCAAGGGGCCGGCTTCTATTACCCGCCAACCTTACTGGTTGATGTAAAACCCGGTATGCCGGCATTTGACGAGGAATTATTCGGACCAGTTATTGCGCTGATTGATGCCAGAGATGAAAAACAAGGTATTGAGCTTGCCAATCATACCCGATATGGGCTGGGAGCGGCGGTTTTCACTCGTGATCTTGAGCGTGGTGAAAGAATCGCCCGCGACGAAATAGAGGCTGGCTCCTGTTTTGTAAATGCATTTGTTGCATCTGACCCCCGTGTTCCCTTTGGAGGTATAAAGAATTCAGGAATAGGCCGCGAGCTTTCCCGTGAGGGGATCCTGGAATTTGTAAATGTAAAAACCGTTGCAATTAAATGA
- a CDS encoding L,D-transpeptidase has protein sequence MNRQIIVIDTQEQLMYCYESDCIRFVYPVSSAKNGLGEAKGSFCTPRGWHRIHSRLGLTAQPNAVFVAREWTGEVYTEEFASQFPQRDWILTRILQLDGMEPGRNQGGEVDSLNRYIYIHGTPDSSRLRQPGSHGCIRMNNSQIIELTDWVEVGTPVYIR, from the coding sequence ATGAACAGACAAATCATAGTCATTGATACACAGGAACAATTGATGTATTGCTACGAATCCGACTGTATTCGATTTGTTTATCCTGTTTCCTCTGCGAAAAACGGCTTGGGTGAAGCAAAAGGGAGCTTCTGTACCCCCAGAGGCTGGCACCGTATTCATAGCAGATTGGGGTTGACAGCACAACCCAATGCAGTATTTGTAGCCAGAGAGTGGACAGGAGAGGTTTATACCGAGGAATTCGCCAGTCAATTTCCTCAACGGGACTGGATTCTAACCCGCATTTTGCAATTGGATGGCATGGAACCCGGAAGGAATCAGGGTGGGGAAGTGGATAGTCTTAACCGCTATATCTACATTCATGGAACGCCTGATAGCAGCCGGTTACGTCAGCCAGGGTCTCATGGCTGCATTCGTATGAATAATAGCCAGATCATCGAGTTAACTGACTGGGTAGAGGTTGGAACCCCGGTTTATATTCGTTAG